A single region of the Populus nigra chromosome 2, ddPopNigr1.1, whole genome shotgun sequence genome encodes:
- the LOC133682460 gene encoding uncharacterized protein LOC133682460 has product MPFGLKNAGATYQRAMQKIFDDMLHQHVESYVDDLVVKSKEKENHLQDLRLVFERLRRFQLKMNPLKCAFGVSSGKFLGFIVRHRGIEIDQSKIEAILKMPEPRNIHELKSLQGKLAYIQRFISNLAGRCQPFTHLMKKDTSFYWDKACTNAFNKIKEYLLNPPVLRAPVQGRPLILYIAAQICSLGVLLAQQNDEGKESALYYLSRTLNGAELNYSPIEKTCLALMFAIKKLRHYLQAHSVRLISRADPLKYIISRPVLSGRLAKWALLLQEFEIVYVSQKAIKGQALADFLVDHPIPDEWKFSEDLPDEDVLFIELSEPWKMFFDGAARQDGAGAGVIFITPEGEVLPFSFSLTKCCSNNMAEYQALILGLEMAVNIKMSRLKVFGDSQLVIRQLLSLYEVRKPEFIPYHKYALKLITSLDCVTLEHVPRKENKQADALANLASTLASCSEEIKVPVCQRWVVPPLSHDIEVKEQVGVVSVYEIEREDWRQPLIDYLRHRKLPKDLRHKTEVRRRASRFIYFQDTLYRRSFDGIFLCCLGEEEATKALEETHSGICGAHQSGPKLHFWIKRMGYYWPTMVKDCIDYARKCQSCQLHANLIHQPPEPLHPTVASWPFDAWGLDVVGPLPKSSGGHLYILAATDYFSKWAEVAALREVKKETVVSFIRTNIIYRYGVPRYIITDNGKEFYNTAMNKLCAQFSFKQHNSSMYNAPANGLAEAFNKTLCNILKKVVNRSKKDWHERIGEALWAYRTTFRTPTQATPYSLVYGVEAVLPLECQIPSLRIAIQEGLSSEDNVRLRLEELEALDEKLLEAQQRLECYQARLCRAFNKKVRPRSFQEGDLVLAVRRPIIMSKRMGSKFLSKWDGPYVVQEVYTNGAYKIVDENGLRIGPINGKFLKRYYA; this is encoded by the coding sequence ATGCCTTTTGGCTTAAAGAATGCAGGTGCCACTTATCAAAGGGCGATGCAGAAGATTTTTGATGATATGCTTCACCAACATGTTGAAAGCTATGTTGATGACCTCGtggtgaaatcaaaagaaaaggaaaatcattTGCAGGATCTTCGTTTGGTGTTTGAACGGTTACGTCGATTCCAACTAAAAATGAACCCATTGAAATGTGCATTTGGTGTGTCCTCAGGCAAATTCCTAGGGTTTATAGTTCGACATCGAGGAATTGAGATTGATCAGTCTAAGATCGAGGCCATTCTAAAAATGCCGGAGCCAAGAAACATCCATGAGTTGAAGAGTCTCCAAGGAAAGTTGGCCTATATACAGAGATTTATTTCTAACTTAGCGGGCCGATGTCAACCATTCACCCACTTAATGAAGAAGGATACATCATTCTATTGGGATAAAGCTTGTACTAATGCCTTCAACAAGATAAAAGAATACTTGTTGAACCCACCTGTCCTTCGAGCACCGGTACAGGGACGTCCACTTATCCTCTATATTGCGGCTCAAATATGTTCCTTAGGAGTGTTGTTGgcacaacaaaatgatgaaggCAAGGAAAGTGCTCTCTACTACCTTAGTAGGACATTAAATGGGGCTGAACTGAATTATTCCCCAATAGAGAAGACATGTCTAGCATTGATGTTTGCAATAAAGAAGTTAAGGCATTACCTCCAAGCACATTCAGTAAGATTAATCTCCCGAGCCGACCCCCTCAAGTACATCATCTCAAGACCAGTATTATCAGGAAGATTGGCAAAATGGGCTTTATTGcttcaagaatttgaaattGTCTACGTCTCACAAAAAGCTATCAAGGGGCAAGCACTGGCTGATTTTCTGGTTGATCATCCCATTCCCGATGAATGGAAGTTCTCTGAAGACCTACCTGATGAGGATGTTCTGTTTATTGAACTGTCAGAACCATGGAAAATGTTCTTTGATGGCGCAGCACGACAAGATGGAGCCGGTGCTGGGGTTATATTCATCACACCAGAAGGGGAGGTTTTGCCTTTCTCCTTTTCACTTACCAAATGTTGTTCTAATAACATGGCTGAATATCAAGCTTTGATTCTTGGGTTGGAAATGGCAGTGAATATAAAAATGTCTCGCCTTAAAGTTTTTGGTGATTCTCAATTAGTCATCAGACAACTCCTCTCACTATATGAAGTCAGGAAGCCAGAATTCATCCCATATCACAAGTATGCACTTAAACTAATAACATCACTTGATTGTGTCACTTTAGAACATGTACCGCGAAAAGAGAATAAGCAAGCCGATGCCTTGGCAAATCTGGCGTCAACACTAGCATCATGTAGTGAGGAGATAAAAGTCCCTGTATGTCAAAGATGGGTCGTTCCACCACTAAGCCATGACATAGAAGTGAAAGAACAAGTGGGCGTAGTTTCTGTCTACGAGATTGAAAGAGAAGACTGGCGTCAGCCGCTTATCGATTATTTGAGACATCGAAAACTACCTAAAGACTTACGCCATAAGACAGAGGTGAGGCGAAGAGCTTCTCGCTTCATATACTTCCAAGACACTCTTTATCGACGCTCTTTTGACGGAATCTTTTTGTGCTGTCTcggagaagaagaagcaacaaAAGCACTAGAAGAAACTCACTCAGGGATTTGTGGAGCGCACCAATCAGGCCCTAAACTTCACTTCTGGATCAAAAGAATGGGATATTACTGGCCAACAATGGTGAAGGATTGCATAGACTATGCTAGAAAATGTCAAAGTTGTCAATTGCATGCTAATTTGATCCACCAGCCACCCGAGCCTTTACACCCGACAGTTGCCTCTTGGCCCTTTGATGCTTGGGGACTTGATGTGGTAGGACCATTGCCGAAAAGCTCCGGGGGGCATCTTTACATATTGGCTGCAACAGATTACTTCTCCAAGTGGGCAGAAGTTGCAGCATTAAGAGAGGTCAAGAAAGAGACAGTTGTAAGCTTCATCCGAACAAACATCATTTACCGTTATGGGGTACCAAGATACATCATAACCGATAACGGAAAGGAATTCTACAATACAGCCATGAACAAGTTGTGTGCACAGTTCAGTTTCAAACAACATAACTCTTCTATGTACAATGCTCCGGCTAATGGTTTGGCGGAAGCCTTTAACAAGACTTTATGCAACATTCTCAAGAAGGTGGTGAATCGCTCAAAGAAGGACTGGCATGAGAGAATTGGGGAGGCGCTATGGGCTTATCGTACTACATTCCGAACACCAACTCAAGCTACTCCATACTCCCTGGTATATGGGGTTGAAGCTGTTCTTCCACTAGAATGTCAAATTCCATCTTTAAGAATTGCGATCCAAGAAGGACTTTCCAGTGAAGACAATGTTCGCCTACGCCTTGAAGAGCTTGAAGCTTTAGATGAAAAACTTCTTGAGGCACAACAACGACTAGAATGTTATCAAGCACGACTTTGTAGAGCTTTCAACAAGAAGGTGCGACCACGCTCCtttcaagaaggggatcttGTCTTGGCAGTACGACGCCCGATAATCATGTCAAAACGCATGGG